The following are from one region of the Sorghum bicolor cultivar BTx623 chromosome 2, Sorghum_bicolor_NCBIv3, whole genome shotgun sequence genome:
- the LOC8062051 gene encoding uncharacterized protein LOC8062051, whose protein sequence is MAAGGRPWRVIPRPVLETVLHNHALRPRVPQPLLFHGPRGVGKSTLLFHRLLPRWSDPPHATAFVDFLHPTPSSPAAAPWSLLPADPASPPSLHDLRLRLETALEGLARAAVLCGAVGSKDVLAALSRNHGLSTALSRLSGPSATPSSAASVPARRSSATSVPALWSRAVLATVRRDDTVFSIGEGEATNCSMEERAYMQEAMAALRVAKEVLGMQEGWRKDSIREMNRTGRFSRSLANSATDWPCLLLDVLSGAAEEEFFQPKLVLNNVDVLRKAICKDETMVPAAMYHDSFIWRVIALGANEQCLPVIMSTSDGYYSSQAFVDFGFPNIFISRETFGWTAQEAKLHMVSEFFSEQEWKVVDEVLGPNPRQLSEIYMLKQKANNPEVLHDRNIEEIIDTYLAHLQVSVVNPAMENALKMLQKFASDVREGKVPENRLSFGAPWRHPPRDDNPDLSYKWAKIQLMDFIQSFVNTEFGLNYLADDSLEILDDPAAVAMMEVGLLYQQREPSFMRPITCGIERCLARWLAQQRLQLNIQEMLAFFWQRLIRGRSYRHLMKEIGYK, encoded by the exons atggccgccggcggccggccgTGGCGCGTGATCCCGCGGCCTGTCCTCGAGACCGTCCTCCACAACCACGCGCTTCGCCCGCGCGTGCCACAGCCGCTCCTCTTCCACGGACCCCGCGGCGTCGGCAAGTCCACGCTACTCTTCCACCGCCTCCTCCCGCGGTGGTCCGACCCGCCCCACGCCACCGCATTCGTCGACTTCCTCCACCCCACGCCGAGTTCTCCCGCCGCCGCCCCGTGGTCCCTACTTCCCGCCGACCCAGCGTCTCCCCCCTCGCTGCAcgacctccgcctccgcctcgagACCGCGCTTGAGGGCCTCGCCCGCGCCGCTGTCCTCTGCGGCGCTGTGGGCTCTAAGGACGTGCTCGCCGCGCTCTCCCGCAACCACGGTCTCAGCACCGCGCTCTCCCGCCTCTCAGGGCCCTCCGCCACCCCCTCCTCGGCCGCCTCTGTGCCAGCCCGCCGGTCTTCGGCGACCTCCGTGCCGGCGCTCTGGTCGAGGGCCGTGCTCGCCACTGTGCGCAGGGATGACACCGTGTTCAGCATCGGCGAGGGAGAGGCGACCAACTGCTCCATGGAAGAGAGGGCATACATGCAGGAGGCAATGGCGGCCTTGCGAGTGGCTAAGGAGGTGCTTGGGATGCAGGAGGGGTGGAGGAAGGATTCAATTAGGGAGATGAATAGAACGGGGCGGTTCTCGCGCTCATTGGCCAATTCGGCTACTGACTGGCCGTGCCTATTGCTTGATGTTCTGTCGGGTGCTGCAGAGGAGGAATTCTTCCAG CCAAAGCTGGTCCTGAACAATGTGGATGTTTTGAGAAAGGCAATTTGCAAGGATGAGACAATGGTGCCTGCGGCGATGTACCATGATAGTTTCATTTGGAGGGTGATTGCACTTGGCGCCAATGAACAGTGCTTGCCAGTTATTATGTCGACTTCAGATGG ATACTATTCTTCCCAAGCGTTCGTTGATTTTGGTTTTCCGAACATATTTATTTCTCGTGAG ACATTTGGTTGGACGGCACAAGAAGCCAAGCTGCATATGGTTTCTGAATTCTTCAGTGAACAGGAG TGGAAAGTTGTAGATGAGGTTCTTGGGCCAAACCCACGGCAGTTATCTGAGATATATATGCTAAAGCAAAAGGCGAATAACCCAGA GGTTCTTCATGACAGAAATATTGAGGAAATTATTGATACGTACCTGGCACACTTGCAA GTCTCTGTTGTTAATCCAGCCATGGAGAACGCATTAAAAATGCTGCAGAAGTTTGCCTCAGATGTCCGTGAGGGTAAAGTACCAGAGAACAGATTGTCTTTTGGTGCACCCTGGAGACATCCACCTCGGGATGACAACCCTGACTTGTCCTATAAATGGGCGAAGATTCAGCTAATGGATTTTATCCAATCCTTTGTGAACACTGAGTTTGGG CTGAACTACCTAGCAGATGACAGCTTGGAAATATTGGATGATCCTGCTGCTGTTGCCATGATGGAG GTTGGTTTACTGTATCAACAAAGAGAACCATCCTTTATGCGACCAATCACTTGTGGGATTGAGCGTTGTCTTGCCAGATG GCTTGCTCAACAGAGACTACAATTGAACATTCAAGAAATGCTAGCATTCTTTTGGCAACGTTTGATACGGGGGCGAAGCTACCGCCACTTGATGAAAGAAATTGGCTACAAGTAA